The Pseudomonadota bacterium DNA window TTTGTCTATTCTGTCCTAACCAGAGAGACGGAAGAAACAAGATAGACATTTAAAGATACGACCCTCGACCTTTTTCTCATTCCCTTATACTCATTCCCTTGTTTAAGCGGCATATGCAAAAGGTTAAAGGTTGCATTTTTATCAAGTTTGGAAGAAAATGGAGAGAGGGAAAGGAGGATACTATGAGAACATCCCATACAGTAAGCAGTTACCTGATTGATAAACTCTATTCATTGGGTGTACGGCATATCTTTGGCGTTCCCGGTGATTATGTCCTCGGATTCTTCCATGCGCTGGAAGGCAGTAGTCTGCGGATAATCAATAGGTGATTGGGGTCAAATCTTTATCCTTGACTTATATACAATTGTTCGTCCATTTATGCATCTGTGTCCCCGGAGTAACAGTCAGTGCATTCCTGATATATTCAGGATTTCCCCTTCTATACCAGAATTACTGCTTTCAGAAAAACCTGACAATGAAAGACCTGACTCCATATCTTTCTATAAGCACTTTCAACGTATGTTGTTTAATAGTTATGAGCCATTTAGGTTACCTCCATGGGCATCAAAACACTGCAAACGGTAACACCAAACACCCATCAAAAACAAGGTAATTTATTTATAACCTTGCCTATGGTTTTTCTTTACCCGCTATCTTGCCCCATGAATCCCTGAGCGACACGATCCGGTTGAACACAGGTTTTCCAGGCAAGGAATCTTTCGGATCAACACAGAAATAACCCAGCCTTTCAAACTGATACCTGCTCCCCGGTGCTGCACCTTTGAGGCTCGCTTCCACGTAACAGGAGGTAAGGGTTTCAAGCGATCCCGGATTCACGTATTTTGTAAAGTCATCTTCGACACCAGCCGGATCCGCGATCTGGAAAAGCCGGTCGTACAATCGAACCTCCGCAGGCACAGAGTGATTCGCCGATACCCAGTGGATGACCCCCTCCACCTTGCGTCCATCCGGCGGAGGGCCTTTTCGTGTCTCATGATCGTAGGTACAG harbors:
- a CDS encoding thiamine pyrophosphate-binding protein, with protein sequence MRTSHTVSSYLIDKLYSLGVRHIFGVPGDYVLGFFHALEGSSLRIINR